In a single window of the Desulfobacterales bacterium genome:
- a CDS encoding (Fe-S)-binding protein, with translation MWKPERCDLCGECLESCLYLGYDRERAKKEMKALVDGKHSEVLDRCITCCGCNTFCTKGARPFDLIIHRMEEEGSELTKGSATAILEVFCFNLARNFVRKTKKGAPWISICCMEYFQPHLFSESKLFEGVNIVGGGDYFCVNGMVHGRQDTAVFENMPNYISRLNKLPTDEIIFYHDECYAPFFSYAKEMKLEPNFKPVHFLEWLIRVVKENYKDVKKLGLKCAIQLPCSLRCGPDRHIWIEELFDLLGVKLVERKYDRRNQICCGAVPGLGGGASEILSENQQFSQDIRDKNIADAKHYGADSMMLLCPFCYAALARDDKGSGIMPLMAADLVRMALYDEKPTEYVTGLERGWINE, from the coding sequence ATGTGGAAACCGGAACGATGTGATCTTTGCGGTGAGTGTCTGGAGTCCTGCCTGTACCTCGGGTACGATCGTGAGCGGGCCAAAAAAGAGATGAAGGCTCTGGTCGACGGAAAGCACAGTGAGGTGCTGGACAGATGTATCACCTGCTGCGGGTGCAATACCTTCTGCACCAAAGGCGCCCGGCCATTCGATCTTATCATTCATCGAATGGAAGAAGAGGGATCTGAACTGACAAAAGGCTCTGCAACCGCCATTCTGGAAGTGTTTTGTTTCAACCTGGCAAGGAATTTCGTCCGAAAAACAAAAAAGGGTGCTCCGTGGATAAGTATTTGTTGTATGGAGTATTTCCAGCCGCATCTGTTTTCGGAAAGCAAACTCTTTGAGGGCGTAAACATCGTGGGCGGCGGTGATTATTTCTGCGTAAACGGTATGGTTCACGGTCGGCAGGATACGGCCGTATTTGAAAACATGCCGAATTATATCTCCAGGCTCAACAAATTGCCGACCGATGAAATTATTTTTTATCACGATGAATGTTACGCGCCATTTTTCAGTTATGCAAAGGAGATGAAACTGGAGCCGAATTTCAAGCCGGTTCATTTTCTGGAATGGCTCATCCGGGTGGTCAAGGAAAATTATAAAGATGTAAAAAAACTGGGGCTCAAATGTGCGATTCAGCTTCCCTGTTCCCTGCGATGCGGTCCGGATCGGCATATATGGATCGAGGAACTGTTCGATCTGCTGGGCGTTAAACTGGTGGAGCGTAAATATGACCGCAGAAATCAGATCTGCTGCGGTGCGGTACCCGGTTTAGGTGGAGGGGCCTCCGAAATTCTGTCTGAAAATCAGCAGTTTTCTCAGGATATTCGGGATAAAAACATTGCCGACGCCAAACATTATGGCGCTGATTCGATGATGCTCCTGTGTCCTTTCTGTTATGCGGCATTAGCCAGGGATGACAAGGGATCCGGGATTATGCCGTTGATGGCGGCCGATCTGGTCCGGATGGCGCTGTACGATGAAAAACCGACTGAGTATGTAACAGGATTGGAAAGGGGGTGGATCAATGAGTAA